One window from the genome of Kaistella carnis encodes:
- a CDS encoding DUF488 domain-containing protein has product MFYRRKVILAILEVFGNEIEKVRLQKLLFLLSKVQSKPAYDFVPYKFGCYSFSASADIATMIKKGILVDTDNGLKKDDPTIYFKSLIKKDQLIIEELKKFYGNLSVTGLMKHTYINFPFWATKSLRAKEILSSEQFDNVSKAIPSSSEIILFTIGYEGISLEEYLLKLLKNDIKVLVDVRRNPLSMKFGFSKSLLKKYCNALDLEYVHFPEVGIQSDERQELHTQADYNALFLRYRTNNIPTTIEIQDKILDLLKTHSRIALTCFEASHCQCHRSDLATAIIARSDNKFELKHI; this is encoded by the coding sequence ATGTTTTATAGAAGAAAAGTTATTTTAGCAATTTTAGAAGTATTTGGAAATGAAATAGAAAAAGTAAGACTTCAAAAATTACTTTTCTTATTGAGTAAAGTTCAAAGTAAGCCAGCTTATGATTTTGTCCCATACAAGTTTGGATGTTACTCGTTTTCAGCAAGTGCTGACATTGCTACAATGATTAAGAAAGGTATTTTGGTTGATACTGACAATGGCTTAAAGAAAGATGATCCCACTATTTACTTCAAATCTTTGATTAAAAAAGATCAACTAATTATAGAAGAATTAAAGAAATTTTATGGAAATTTGAGTGTGACGGGTTTAATGAAGCACACCTATATCAATTTTCCATTTTGGGCAACCAAAAGTCTTAGAGCAAAAGAAATCCTAAGTTCAGAACAATTTGATAATGTTTCCAAGGCTATACCCTCTTCAAGTGAGATAATCTTGTTTACCATTGGATATGAAGGAATATCTCTTGAAGAATATCTGCTTAAACTTCTGAAAAATGATATCAAGGTACTTGTCGATGTGAGAAGAAACCCATTAAGTATGAAGTTTGGATTTAGTAAAAGTCTATTGAAGAAGTATTGTAATGCTTTGGATTTGGAGTATGTGCATTTCCCTGAAGTTGGTATTCAATCTGATGAAAGGCAAGAATTACATACACAAGCAGACTATAATGCTTTATTCTTGAGATATAGGACTAATAATATTCCTACAACAATTGAAATACAAGATAAAATATTAGACCTTCTCAAAACACACTCAAGAATAGCATTGACTTGTTTTGAAGCTAGTCACTGTCAATGTCATAGAAGCGATTTGGCAACAGCCATTATAGCAAGGTCAGATAATAAATTTGAATTAAAGCACATTTAA
- a CDS encoding DEAD/DEAH box helicase family protein: MALPNEHFKDFPIEYKQLNEADFSYIDLFGNNPDGFEIKKTSLEIEKNEYLNDSLQKEINLEEKNTIVINSSVGKGKSYAIIKTIKRFYDDPEKFLIIVATPFVSLVEQYCKDINEDGDIPSNQIYNYGSLGRDKIPYINKRVQVLTANTLLGNPGDDSYKNSDIKRAYLNELIAHCEENNIKVVFIYDEIHDTIKNFKEEFIFNLWKWKKVIHKNFIISATFSEASKVVIEYLAELTDKKIHIIETERDRNISKQSKLILHYSAEHRFTTSTLEIRSAITSLIKSDKKVDVLCYSKKLAQEIIKDKELGGKLAEKFGPINDCTSENIDNERPDNAPPQNRFDKRRCNIGTNFKSGVSIEKENHAFVIIMPSRHTIGKFKNNYGIFSGGINSVIQALARQRKKGEIHIILSKPDPFDYESLPRTFTEEQVSVFKKHYDKVSHYKKDVDKVKYFPQRLQLYYLKEFYEDILKDNVLTGIEYSRETSRIGLASLDFPSYKNFVLNRGEDYLADTYSFFGGELSSYITYCAFTNQFINCSLSEISYKTNFTFQDNDMQFIFEEALKRYWGEEYFQTLRARFNFRLAYLEFRNELFRVVTLQYRKEEGEKITKIKSFKNSQFEKQLLRFVAFMYYGNNYHLKEDYKTRTEDLDYSRSQYFLDAIKSASTINVEDRTFSDVDKQRIVAYQNLGYFREKIISQKRSYSRGSQSYEYLPIKPDDNFITTSELPRFTQLINYLVDEDDFISNNVYEFTRRVNTHNITKNINSFYSILVEDFINLEDLPNPRIEINGERRYVMIVSSIKSLPISNNHINLVQPAEYLDLINSDTTFEEFAINNYGSVEGYNNFMANFKKSLTLENKKSDLIPKAETPSIYTKSIKDQLKKKVQPVDKSTDENKEEISNTAKNEEPASLPGLMSKLTNVPTQD, from the coding sequence ATGGCATTACCAAACGAGCATTTCAAGGATTTCCCAATAGAATACAAACAACTTAATGAGGCTGACTTTAGCTATATAGATTTATTTGGGAACAATCCTGATGGCTTCGAAATAAAAAAAACCAGCCTTGAAATAGAGAAAAATGAGTATTTAAATGATTCTTTGCAGAAGGAAATTAATCTTGAAGAGAAGAATACAATTGTGATAAACTCTTCTGTAGGAAAAGGAAAGTCCTATGCAATCATTAAGACCATTAAAAGGTTTTATGATGATCCAGAGAAGTTCTTAATTATTGTGGCAACACCATTTGTTAGTTTAGTTGAACAGTACTGTAAAGATATTAATGAAGATGGTGATATACCTTCTAACCAAATATATAACTATGGTTCTCTAGGAAGGGATAAGATTCCATACATCAACAAAAGAGTTCAAGTTTTAACTGCTAATACCCTATTAGGTAATCCTGGAGACGACAGTTATAAGAACTCAGATATTAAGAGAGCCTATCTAAATGAACTAATTGCACACTGCGAAGAAAACAACATCAAAGTTGTATTTATATATGATGAAATTCATGACACTATAAAGAACTTCAAGGAAGAATTTATTTTCAATCTCTGGAAATGGAAAAAAGTAATTCATAAAAACTTTATCATCAGTGCTACATTTAGTGAAGCATCTAAAGTGGTTATAGAATATCTAGCTGAATTAACAGACAAGAAGATTCATATTATTGAAACTGAAAGGGATAGAAACATTTCGAAACAAAGCAAACTCATTCTTCATTATTCAGCTGAGCACAGGTTTACTACTAGTACGCTTGAGATAAGATCAGCAATAACTAGTTTGATAAAGAGTGATAAAAAGGTAGATGTTCTCTGTTACTCAAAAAAATTAGCCCAAGAAATAATAAAGGATAAAGAATTAGGTGGAAAACTAGCAGAGAAATTTGGTCCTATAAACGATTGCACCTCTGAAAATATAGATAATGAAAGGCCAGATAATGCTCCACCCCAGAATAGATTTGATAAGAGAAGATGTAATATTGGAACTAATTTCAAATCTGGCGTAAGTATAGAAAAAGAAAATCATGCTTTTGTAATAATAATGCCATCTAGACATACCATTGGAAAATTTAAAAACAATTATGGAATTTTCTCTGGTGGAATAAACTCTGTAATTCAAGCATTAGCTAGACAAAGAAAAAAAGGAGAAATACATATCATTTTATCAAAGCCAGATCCTTTTGACTATGAATCTCTTCCAAGAACTTTTACTGAGGAACAGGTAAGTGTTTTTAAAAAGCACTATGATAAGGTTAGCCACTATAAAAAGGATGTAGATAAGGTGAAATATTTTCCTCAAAGACTTCAGTTGTACTACCTCAAAGAGTTTTACGAAGATATTTTAAAGGATAATGTTTTGACAGGAATTGAATATTCTCGAGAGACTAGTAGAATAGGACTCGCAAGCTTAGATTTTCCAAGTTACAAAAACTTTGTTTTGAATAGAGGAGAAGATTATCTTGCTGATACTTATAGTTTTTTTGGAGGTGAACTATCTTCCTATATAACTTACTGTGCCTTCACGAATCAGTTTATTAATTGTAGTCTTTCCGAAATTAGCTATAAGACTAATTTTACATTTCAAGATAATGACATGCAATTTATCTTTGAAGAAGCTCTTAAAAGATATTGGGGTGAGGAATATTTTCAAACACTTAGAGCTAGATTTAATTTTAGATTAGCATATCTTGAGTTTCGAAATGAATTATTTAGAGTTGTAACACTACAATACAGAAAAGAGGAAGGAGAAAAAATAACTAAAATTAAATCTTTCAAAAATTCGCAGTTTGAGAAACAATTATTAAGATTTGTAGCCTTCATGTACTATGGTAATAACTACCATCTAAAAGAAGATTATAAAACTAGAACAGAGGATTTAGATTATAGTAGAAGTCAGTACTTCTTAGATGCTATAAAAAGTGCTAGTACAATTAATGTAGAAGATAGAACCTTTTCTGACGTAGATAAGCAGAGGATTGTTGCTTATCAAAACCTTGGATATTTTAGGGAGAAGATAATTTCTCAAAAAAGATCCTACAGTAGAGGGTCACAATCTTACGAATACCTTCCTATTAAACCTGACGATAATTTCATCACAACTTCAGAATTACCTAGATTCACTCAACTAATAAACTATCTAGTTGATGAGGATGATTTTATTAGTAATAATGTTTATGAATTTACTCGAAGAGTTAATACCCATAATATAACTAAAAACATAAACTCATTTTATTCAATTTTAGTAGAAGACTTTATAAATCTTGAGGATCTTCCGAACCCTAGGATAGAAATCAATGGCGAAAGAAGATATGTAATGATTGTTTCATCAATAAAATCTTTACCAATATCTAATAATCATATTAATCTAGTGCAACCAGCAGAATACTTGGACTTAATAAATTCAGATACAACATTTGAAGAGTTTGCTATAAATAATTATGGCAGTGTTGAAGGTTACAATAACTTCATGGCAAACTTTAAAAAGTCATTAACACTAGAAAATAAAAAAAGTGATCTTATTCCTAAAGCTGAAACTCCTTCAATCTATACAAAAAGCATTAAAGACCAACTTAAAAAGAAAGTTCAACCTGTAGATAAATCTACTGATGAGAATAAGGAAGAAATCAGCAATACTGCTAAAAATGAAGAACCTGCAAGCCTTCCAGGATTAATGTCAAAACTAACAAATGTTCCTACTCAGGATTAA
- a CDS encoding DUF3871 family protein: MENQEFNNSATVIASDNTSMDLRTVSSGKEQHRMSMRDILLNDEKDFEDAEIYYPSKMNSHQDKEKVETKVVQPFFMPSNELVLPASELDSGDSHVPSPFILANTIEVPLQHLQNDCIIPVFSKDNEKTIAHQEFIEVIMEAVTKVFPHHTISPAEIRVSHQIKGRTPDAIYLNAKDLLDHQKTIYYERMAFIIRIPSIKDFINGNELSLTIGGVRAYNQENLYGKKNMEKFRFFIGFQNKVCCNMCISTDGFLEDLRASTIEELQSKALQVMQKYNAELHLMEMKELTQVYLTEHQFAQLIGKSRLYQHLPKFEKQRIPLLNFNDSHINTIAKDYYEDQNFSRMEDGRINLWDVFNLFTQANKSSYIDTFLDRNLNAFEFSKGVQKALNCSSPYNWFLS; this comes from the coding sequence ATGGAAAATCAAGAATTCAATAATTCTGCTACAGTAATAGCTAGTGATAATACGAGCATGGACTTACGCACAGTAAGCTCTGGTAAAGAACAGCATAGAATGTCAATGCGTGATATTCTGTTGAATGATGAAAAAGATTTTGAAGATGCAGAAATCTATTATCCTAGTAAAATGAATAGTCATCAAGATAAAGAAAAGGTTGAAACAAAAGTAGTTCAGCCTTTTTTTATGCCTAGTAATGAGCTTGTTTTACCCGCTAGCGAACTAGATTCGGGAGATAGTCATGTTCCTAGTCCTTTTATTCTAGCCAATACAATAGAGGTTCCACTACAACACTTACAAAATGACTGCATTATTCCTGTATTCAGTAAAGACAATGAAAAGACTATTGCGCATCAAGAGTTTATTGAGGTGATTATGGAAGCTGTAACTAAAGTATTTCCCCATCATACTATTTCACCTGCAGAGATTAGAGTTTCTCATCAAATTAAAGGAAGAACACCAGATGCAATATACTTGAATGCTAAAGATTTATTAGATCATCAGAAAACAATTTATTATGAAAGAATGGCTTTTATCATTAGAATACCTAGTATTAAAGATTTCATTAATGGAAATGAGCTTTCATTAACTATAGGTGGTGTTAGAGCTTACAATCAGGAAAACCTTTATGGAAAGAAGAACATGGAAAAGTTTAGATTTTTTATAGGTTTTCAGAACAAAGTTTGTTGCAACATGTGTATTTCAACTGATGGATTTTTGGAAGATTTAAGAGCTTCAACTATTGAAGAACTTCAATCTAAAGCTTTACAGGTTATGCAGAAGTACAATGCAGAATTACATCTAATGGAGATGAAAGAACTTACGCAAGTGTATCTTACAGAGCATCAGTTTGCTCAACTAATAGGAAAGAGTAGATTATATCAACACCTTCCTAAATTTGAGAAGCAAAGAATACCTCTGCTTAACTTTAATGATAGCCACATTAATACCATAGCAAAGGATTATTATGAAGATCAGAATTTCTCTAGAATGGAAGATGGAAGAATAAATCTTTGGGATGTGTTTAATCTCTTCACACAGGCTAATAAGTCCTCCTATATTGATACTTTCCTAGACAGGAATCTGAATGCCTTTGAGTTCTCTAAAGGTGTCCAGAAAGCCCTCAATTGTAGCTCACCTTACAATTGGTTTTTGAGTTAG
- a CDS encoding bifunctional folylpolyglutamate synthase/dihydrofolate synthase, with translation MTNQQYQQAIDWLFAQLANYQIDGQKAYKPGLDNIRKLCDLFGNPQNQLKMIHIGGTNGKGSTSNMLASVLQEAGYKTGLYNSPHLIDFTERIKIDGENCDKEFVYEFTQKLRNLPQEISPSFFELTTIMAFEYFYQKKVDYAIIEVGLGGRLDSTNIINPIITAITNVALDHQDVLGKTIEEITTEKAGIIKSHIPIISGAEDSVVRNIIKAKALEKNADFIDATSIENDYASDLKGNYQQKNIKVVLALVKELQKSGLHISEKNIEDGLLNVHQNTKFIGRWFEFSQNPLIICDTAHNQAGLEQVFAQINAIPKSKHIILGFVADKKIEEVLQILPKDSIFYFAKPKVNRGRHPEDYEDLLKKSKINYKIFPTVQDAYLFAKQQLKKEEMIFIGGSNFVVGEFLEKNLEE, from the coding sequence ATGACAAATCAGCAATATCAACAAGCAATCGACTGGCTTTTCGCACAACTTGCGAATTACCAAATTGATGGCCAGAAAGCCTACAAACCAGGGTTGGACAATATTCGAAAACTCTGTGATTTATTTGGAAACCCTCAGAACCAATTAAAAATGATTCACATTGGTGGCACCAATGGAAAAGGCTCCACGAGCAATATGTTGGCTTCAGTTCTTCAGGAAGCGGGTTATAAAACAGGTCTTTACAATTCACCTCATCTCATCGATTTTACCGAACGAATAAAAATCGATGGCGAAAACTGTGACAAAGAATTCGTGTATGAATTCACCCAGAAACTAAGAAATCTTCCCCAGGAAATCTCGCCTTCTTTTTTTGAATTAACGACCATTATGGCTTTCGAATATTTTTATCAAAAGAAAGTAGATTATGCGATTATAGAAGTCGGTTTAGGCGGACGGCTGGATTCTACCAATATTATAAATCCAATAATTACTGCTATTACAAACGTCGCCTTGGATCATCAAGATGTTTTAGGAAAGACTATTGAAGAAATTACAACAGAAAAGGCCGGAATCATAAAGTCCCATATTCCCATCATTTCAGGTGCAGAAGATTCAGTAGTGCGGAATATTATCAAGGCCAAAGCATTAGAAAAAAATGCTGATTTCATTGATGCTACCTCCATAGAAAACGATTATGCTTCAGATTTAAAAGGTAATTATCAGCAGAAAAATATCAAAGTTGTTTTAGCCTTGGTAAAAGAATTACAAAAATCAGGACTTCATATCTCTGAAAAAAATATCGAAGACGGACTTTTAAATGTGCATCAAAATACCAAATTCATCGGTCGCTGGTTTGAATTTTCCCAAAACCCTTTAATTATTTGCGACACGGCACACAATCAAGCCGGTTTAGAACAGGTTTTTGCACAGATTAATGCCATACCAAAATCCAAACATATCATCTTAGGTTTCGTAGCAGACAAAAAAATTGAGGAAGTTTTGCAAATTCTTCCCAAGGATTCTATCTTCTATTTTGCGAAACCTAAGGTAAACCGGGGTCGTCATCCTGAAGATTATGAAGATTTACTAAAAAAATCGAAAATAAATTATAAAATTTTTCCAACCGTACAGGATGCGTATCTTTTTGCAAAACAACAACTTAAAAAAGAAGAAATGATTTTTATCGGTGGAAGCAACTTTGTAGTAGGAGAATTTTTAGAAAAAAATTTGGAGGAATAG
- a CDS encoding ExbD/TolR family protein, translating into MELKRRNRVNAEFSMASMTDIIFLLLIFFMITSSAITQSAIEVKLPKAETTNPNVQDPSVVTIKEDGKYFVNDKEIPKEQLEQYLVNTLKGEEKPSFTIRADENTKHKDVVFVMGIAENHQYNLAIATTQEN; encoded by the coding sequence ATGGAATTAAAGAGAAGAAATAGAGTCAATGCTGAATTCAGTATGGCATCGATGACCGATATTATCTTTTTGCTCTTGATTTTCTTCATGATCACAAGTTCTGCCATCACCCAAAGTGCCATTGAGGTAAAATTACCGAAAGCCGAAACTACGAATCCCAATGTTCAGGATCCCTCCGTAGTGACTATAAAAGAAGACGGCAAGTATTTTGTAAACGATAAGGAAATCCCGAAAGAACAACTAGAACAATATTTAGTCAACACCTTAAAAGGCGAGGAAAAACCTTCTTTTACCATTCGTGCAGACGAAAATACGAAACACAAAGATGTTGTTTTTGTGATGGGAATTGCAGAAAACCACCAGTATAATTTAGCCATTGCAACGACGCAGGAAAACTAA
- a CDS encoding AAA family ATPase codes for MQLRQSERRQAKIKMALQGSAGSGKTFSSLLLAKGLTNGKLSKVAIIDTENGSADLYAHLGNFNVLSLQPPFSPQKYAEAIQVCEDAGMEVIIIDSISHCWDYLLDYHSSLAGNSFTNWAKIKPLEKLFIEKILQAKAHVIATMRTKQDYVLNQKDGKFIPEKVGLKAVQRDGLDYEFTLVFDVDIKHFVVSNKDRTGLFMGKPEFTISESIGLQILDWCNSGSVPEKKTQEVQEVTKSEPLPRVQLDEAFQKLPSDINNNYSVPVKVSEKDVYEAIQNCNVIAELIALYKQFPQFQESLRVDFEARKSLITNLSNPNNFSQNGKSRIQ; via the coding sequence ATGCAATTAAGACAATCAGAACGTAGACAAGCCAAAATCAAGATGGCTTTACAAGGATCAGCAGGATCTGGCAAAACCTTTTCAAGTTTACTTTTAGCTAAGGGACTAACCAATGGGAAGTTATCTAAAGTAGCCATCATTGACACAGAGAATGGAAGTGCAGATTTATATGCCCATTTGGGTAACTTCAATGTGCTATCATTACAACCACCATTTTCACCACAAAAATATGCAGAAGCAATACAAGTGTGTGAAGATGCAGGAATGGAGGTGATCATTATTGATAGTATTTCTCATTGTTGGGATTACTTGTTGGATTATCATAGTTCTCTTGCAGGGAATTCATTTACCAATTGGGCTAAAATAAAACCTTTAGAAAAACTATTCATTGAAAAGATACTACAAGCAAAAGCTCATGTAATAGCTACAATGAGAACAAAACAGGATTATGTACTGAATCAAAAAGATGGTAAGTTTATCCCTGAGAAAGTAGGTTTAAAAGCAGTGCAGAGAGATGGATTGGACTATGAATTCACTTTGGTTTTTGATGTTGATATAAAGCACTTTGTAGTGTCTAATAAAGACAGAACAGGCTTGTTTATGGGTAAGCCGGAGTTTACCATTTCTGAAAGCATTGGATTACAGATCTTAGACTGGTGTAATTCGGGAAGTGTTCCTGAGAAGAAAACTCAAGAAGTACAAGAAGTGACCAAGTCTGAACCCTTACCAAGAGTACAACTTGATGAAGCATTTCAGAAGCTTCCTTCTGACATAAACAACAACTACAGCGTTCCTGTGAAAGTGTCTGAAAAGGATGTTTACGAGGCTATCCAGAATTGTAATGTTATTGCTGAACTCATTGCATTATATAAACAGTTTCCACAGTTTCAGGAGAGTTTAAGAGTAGATTTTGAAGCAAGAAAATCTCTGATCACTAATTTATCAAACCCAAATAACTTCAGTCAAAATGGAAAATCAAGAATTCAATAA
- a CDS encoding energy transducer TonB, whose translation MHYTVQHKRNEDKDRRNSLILTLLISLLIFLGIFFYKFTKITEKPEEVTTMLLNFGNNRQGNEVEEPANQEGSLAANNEVTESQPEVEQTKPIVPEKIITGTNPVTAVPKAEKISPKKTPTKATPAKTTPTKSTPAKAATPNSKTGTGDGKGTAAIGNLLKGRGTKAGNQGTNGTTGNAGDPLGGEGNGDSKIGIDRKLVGFIPGTMGRGGAQPTNNCTATGTINVSYTVDKAGNVISARRLSGVSDPCVVSSSVSWVKKYVKAERANTSSTGTYSITF comes from the coding sequence ATGCATTACACCGTTCAACATAAAAGAAACGAAGACAAAGACAGAAGAAACAGCCTTATTTTGACGCTGCTTATTTCCCTGTTGATTTTTCTGGGAATATTCTTTTATAAATTTACCAAAATCACCGAAAAACCAGAAGAAGTCACAACCATGCTTCTTAACTTTGGGAACAACCGCCAAGGAAATGAAGTAGAAGAACCCGCTAACCAAGAAGGAAGTTTGGCTGCAAATAACGAAGTAACAGAATCCCAACCGGAAGTTGAACAGACAAAACCTATTGTTCCCGAAAAAATAATCACAGGAACAAATCCAGTAACTGCGGTACCAAAAGCTGAGAAAATAAGTCCAAAGAAAACACCGACCAAAGCAACGCCCGCTAAGACGACTCCTACAAAATCTACTCCTGCCAAAGCAGCTACTCCCAACTCCAAAACCGGCACTGGCGATGGCAAAGGAACTGCGGCCATAGGAAATCTATTGAAAGGACGCGGAACGAAAGCAGGAAATCAAGGAACCAATGGCACCACCGGAAATGCCGGCGATCCCTTAGGCGGAGAAGGAAACGGGGACAGCAAAATTGGGATCGACCGTAAATTGGTTGGTTTTATTCCGGGAACAATGGGACGTGGCGGCGCTCAACCGACAAATAATTGTACAGCCACCGGCACCATCAATGTTTCTTACACCGTAGATAAAGCCGGTAATGTGATTTCTGCCAGACGCTTGAGCGGCGTTTCCGATCCTTGCGTGGTTTCCAGTTCAGTGAGCTGGGTGAAGAAATATGTGAAGGCAGAAAGAGCAAACACATCTTCTACAGGAACGTACAGCATTACTTTTTAA
- a CDS encoding MotA/TolQ/ExbB proton channel family protein: MFLQAPTQIINTTTEKHVFSLWEILFGGGLVGNIIMIAIFLLGILALYIFLERYFFIKRASKQTPNFLENIKDFVQEGKITTAIDYCKTIDSPEARMIEKGLARIGRPISDISNAMQNQGQLEVSKLEKNLNILASASGAAPMLGFLGTVVGMIMAFFEISNVTGAVSPKLLASGIYTAMATTAVGLFIGIPAYFFYNILVTNVDRLVLKIQTHVNEFLDTLNTPL; this comes from the coding sequence ATGTTTTTACAAGCTCCAACGCAAATCATCAATACCACTACAGAAAAACACGTTTTTTCGCTTTGGGAAATTCTTTTCGGAGGCGGACTGGTCGGAAATATCATTATGATCGCCATTTTTCTTTTGGGAATTCTCGCGCTGTATATCTTTTTAGAAAGATATTTTTTCATTAAAAGAGCTTCCAAGCAAACTCCCAATTTTTTAGAAAACATCAAGGATTTCGTACAGGAAGGTAAGATTACCACTGCAATTGATTATTGTAAAACGATCGACTCTCCGGAAGCCAGAATGATTGAAAAAGGTTTGGCCCGAATTGGACGACCTATTTCTGACATTTCAAACGCTATGCAAAATCAAGGTCAATTAGAAGTTTCGAAACTGGAAAAGAACCTTAACATTTTAGCCTCTGCTTCAGGAGCGGCGCCGATGTTAGGATTCTTAGGAACCGTAGTTGGAATGATCATGGCCTTTTTCGAAATATCAAATGTAACCGGTGCAGTAAGTCCTAAATTATTGGCTTCCGGAATTTACACCGCCATGGCAACAACGGCGGTCGGTTTATTTATCGGAATTCCCGCTTACTTTTTTTATAATATTTTGGTAACCAATGTTGACCGTTTGGTTTTAAAAATTCAAACCCATGTGAATGAATTTCTGGATACCTTAAATACCCCGCTATAA
- a CDS encoding site-specific integrase produces the protein MKLSILFLLRRNKINLKGVCPIECRITLDKKRKPFSSGLFINPNFWNASKQKAIPRDTEHTQINTQLSLIKQELNQAFLLLQIQAKDFNVDDIYSQYKGENIKQDKTVMEMFNLYINKQEKLIGISTTQGSVSKFHQTKAHVKNFIKWKFNRSDFLLQNLKMSFINEFEYYLKAEKQFEQNTIHKTLQRFKQIIKQTVGLDFLDKDPFLLHKNKKPKKQIIFLTTEELCSLENHQFASARLQQVADMFIFCCYTGLAYTEMANLQPKDLVVNFDKNIWINITRQKTTRTYSVPLLDKAKIILGKYKNDYQILPLISNQKFNAYLKEIADIIGISKKLTHHTARKTFASTILLYNDVPMEIVSELLGHSEIGITQAHYAKVVQRKVSEQMDKLNIKLS, from the coding sequence ATGAAACTATCAATACTATTCCTTTTAAGAAGGAACAAGATTAATCTTAAGGGTGTCTGTCCAATCGAATGTAGAATAACATTAGATAAGAAGAGAAAGCCTTTTTCCTCCGGATTGTTCATTAATCCCAATTTTTGGAATGCTTCTAAACAGAAAGCAATCCCACGAGACACAGAGCACACTCAAATAAACACTCAATTGAGCCTGATTAAACAAGAACTTAATCAGGCTTTTTTATTGCTTCAAATCCAAGCAAAGGACTTTAATGTAGATGATATCTACAGTCAATACAAAGGAGAAAATATCAAGCAGGATAAAACTGTCATGGAAATGTTTAATCTTTATATTAATAAGCAAGAAAAGCTAATTGGAATCAGCACAACTCAAGGATCAGTAAGCAAGTTCCATCAGACTAAGGCTCACGTAAAGAATTTTATAAAGTGGAAATTCAATAGATCAGACTTTCTACTTCAGAATTTGAAGATGAGTTTTATTAACGAGTTTGAATATTATCTTAAAGCTGAGAAACAATTTGAACAGAATACCATTCACAAAACCTTACAGAGATTTAAGCAAATCATAAAACAAACCGTAGGGTTAGATTTTCTTGATAAAGATCCATTCCTGCTTCATAAGAACAAGAAACCTAAGAAACAAATAATATTTCTTACTACAGAAGAACTATGTAGTCTTGAAAATCATCAATTTGCATCAGCTAGGCTTCAACAAGTTGCAGATATGTTTATATTTTGTTGCTATACAGGACTTGCATATACTGAAATGGCAAATCTACAACCTAAAGATTTAGTTGTAAACTTTGATAAGAATATTTGGATCAACATCACAAGACAGAAAACAACTAGAACATATAGCGTCCCTTTACTAGACAAAGCAAAGATAATTTTGGGTAAGTATAAAAATGATTACCAGATCTTACCTTTAATTTCGAACCAAAAATTCAATGCTTACCTAAAGGAAATAGCTGATATCATTGGAATTAGTAAGAAACTCACTCATCACACTGCTAGAAAGACCTTTGCTTCTACTATCCTACTATACAATGATGTTCCTATGGAAATAGTATCTGAACTACTAGGACATTCTGAAATTGGAATTACCCAAGCACACTATGCGAAAGTTGTCCAGAGAAAGGTGAGTGAACAGATGGACAAATTAAATATTAAATTGAGCTAA